CTGTTTCTGCAATAAAAGGCCTGATAAGAGGTTTCTTTTGGATTACTTTCCAGAAACAAGTcaaataaatccatttttttctcattttatcaAGATCTTTTCTGTTGAAATATTCCCCTGATATGGTTCACTCCCACCACCACGGGGCCAGCGAGGAGCTGATATGTCAGATAAGGCCAACATAGAGGAAAAGTCTTTCAGACGTCTTCCATTCCAACACCAAGTTAAAACTCATtatgaaatgaaataacaacTGTGGTGCTGTGGATGAgtctaaaataaacacacctGTGCTtgctttgtctgtttttagcattattattttctaactgaagattatgaacaaacttaaaaaaaaaaaaaaaaaaaagttactccCCACTATGTCTTCATGTTTTGACAGGTTTGATTAAACCATGGATAACCTCAGCTTGGGGTGGCTCGAGGAGGCCAACGACTCCCTCCAGATGGAGCTTGGGTCCTGCACAACTCTGAGAAACCCGGCCTCCCGCATTTTCCTGTACGCCTTCCTCTCTGTCGGCATCCTCTGCACCGTGGTGGGAAACTTCCTGGTGGTCTTGGCCATTGCTTACTTTAAGCAGCTGCAGTCTCCCACCAACTCCTTCGTCATGTCCCTGGCGGTGGCCGACTGCCTCGTGGGCCTGGTGGTGATGCCTTACAGTATGATCCGCACCGTGGAGGGATGCTGGTACTTCGGCTCCCTTTTCTGCCGGCTCCACTCCAGCCTGGACGTCATGCTCTGCACTGCGTCCATTTTTCACCTCAGCTGCATTGCTTACGATCGCTACTACGCCGTCTGCAACCCCCTGCTTTATTCCCTGAAGATGTCCAACAGTCGAGTGGCTCTGCTCATCGCCGTTTGTTGGGCGGTTCccatgtttatttcatttggcCCCATCATGCTCGATCTTCACATCGCCGGTGTCGACGTGCCGATTCCTCAGGACCTTTGCGTCTTCCTGGTCAATCGCGTCTACGCGGTCATGGCCTCCCTGGTGGCCTTCTACCTGCCCATGGCCATCATGCTCGTTGCCTACTGGAAGATCTTCAAAGCTGCCAAGCGCCAGGCCATGCAGATCAGTGCCATGGAGAGCCAGATGGCGTCCGGAGTGGGAAAAGACtccagcaagaagaaaaaacaccgGAATACAATGAAGAGGGAAGGAAAGGCAGCAAAAACTTTAGGGATCATCATGggagttttccttcttttctggATGCCTTTTTTTACCGTCAACATTGTGGACCCGTTCATTGACTACAGCACGGAGGTGGTGGTCTGGGACGTTTTTCTGTGGTTAGGCTATATCAACTCATCTCTAAACCCCTTCCTGTATGGTTTCTTCAACCGTTCCTTTCGGAGAGCATTCCTCATGATCATGGGCTGCAGGGTTTGCCTTCCTGGATCATCTCCGGGGATGGATTTATCACACACCAGGAAAGAGGCCGATCACCCTTAAAATAATAACCATATCAGTTCGTTCTGTAGAAAGATTAACACTGTGAGGGAATGGTGTCAGTTAAAGCAAGGGAAATATCTTTTTGTGACTCAGTCACACGCTATTATTAAAAGTGGTCCAGTCAGGAAGGCTTGGTCAAGATTAACCACTCCTTTAACCAACATTAACAGCTGAATTCCACAGCTGAATATTTGTGACAGGAAAACCCTGTTTTGACTCGGCCACggtagtttctttttttttttttcccaggactGCTACTTTCAAGTAAATTAGCTTTGGATGATTTCCATATGTTGCTCTAGTTAAGGAAGTAGAGTTGTCCAGTGTAAAGAAAAGTGTGAGTTGTATCAGTGAAATCCAACCACAGCATGGTGAACTGACGGAGTAACAGTGACTTTGTGTATTCCTctatttatttctaaaatgtacAAGCATCTTTGTAAAAGAACTGCTGTATTATTGTTGCCAGAATATCATCTTTCAAAATAAACGCTACAAAAGGGAAGTTTGAAAATTAGAACATGTTATTTATTGGTCactgttggggaaaaaaaaaacttttctgcaTTCAACCCATCCTAttggtgtcttgctcaaggactcATAGTAGTAACCCCCATTAGCAGTGGGATTCGGACCTTTGAACCGGATACCACTGCTTGGAAACGCTTTGATTCTAGGACAAGTGAAAagctttctctttctccttctttttcagactaaatgtaaaaaaaaaaattgcactaTGTACAGTAATAAAAGCAAGACCTTGAATGAAGAGATACAGACTTGAAAGATGCTCCAGAAGGCGACATCGAAGATCTACAGCGATATTCACTCTGATGATTCACATCTCAGCATACAAAAGACATGCGGATTTCTTTTATTCTCTTCTGTGCTTTAACAGTTTATCTTCATAAAAACTGTCTGAAAGCAAGTAATTCACTGCCAGTATCCTCACCTCACCTGAATGGATCCTAAATACGAAGAACAGACAAGAAATCAGAACTTTTTTATGCCTgatcaaaaacatttctgaagaaaaCGGGACTGccacccattttttttttcacgttaaAAAAGATTCAGGTTTCAACTCActtgtacttttacttttactagGTGACCGTGGCGACCAGACGCCTAATCTCCAGGCAGTTGTCCGCGGCGGTGACGAGGTCGCAAATTGGACGGAAAGCTGAAACCTGGGGGACCCAGGTTAGGTGGGGACGTCTCGCAGGTCAGCACCAACCTTCACAGGGAGGAAGAGTCACCGTGCAGTGCACTTTTTTGGTCGGTCCTGCCTCTCCAAGCCACGCAACATCACCGATCGGCCTGATTCTTCACTGTTTGATGGTGACGGGCAGAGGGCTGGGATTTCCCGCTCTTTAGTAAACTTCGCTGTTTGTACAGTGGTGGTACCAGTGGATGCCTAGGATGTTGTGGAGACAGGTTCGGTGGTAAGCATCAATACATCGTGTGGTCAAGGCGGAGAGGGTCCAGGTGTCACTTCTGGATAAAAGCACAGGAAGAACGCACGTGTTGAGGATGCGGAGTTTGGTCGAAGTCCGAATCTTGCCGTTGCGCCATACTCGCGACAGTCTTGGAAGGTTGGAGGTGGCGAAATGTCTCAGTTAGTGTGAAACAGTCCCAGCAGAACTTGCATCCCAGACAGATGAAGTTGTCTACTGTGTCAGTTAACTCGGTACTGATATTGATTGTCCATGATGGACATCCAGATGGACACCAAAAACAAAGTGACATATGACACTGTAGGCTATTGTCTTTGTTGTTGTCAAAGATATTAAAGGCCCGGGAGGAAGGCAGTAAAATGATGAATATCAGGTTACAGGAGGTGAAGCAGGTCTGACAaggccatccatccatccatccatcaatcaatccATCTTTAATGACAGGTTAAAGTTAGGAGCACCTCAGCTTCATCAATCTTGGGCCAGTCATTATCTtctaaacattttaaaaatgtaacagcaGACaacgtttttttgtttccacattTCAAAATTACTTCAGCCATTGATTTTAGTCGTTACCATAATTATTCATCCActttacacacactctcagttTCAGCTGCCTTTGTGTGGAAGTTTGAATTAATGTACATTTCAAGCCAAAAAAGCGATTTAGGTTTCAGGGGAAAAAAGTCAGTATTTTGACAGCAGTCGTCTGGTCCATTGAGCCATAGTgttaaatgttggaaaaattACCCcttggttttgtgttttgtgttgttaaGAGCGAGCACCACCGGGGTAATTGAGCCTGCCAACCAGCCGGCCATTTATCTGAACCAGGTATGTTGACATGGAGCAAAGGGAGCGAACCAAACCCTGGGCTATCAACGAGAGAGAGCTGTGCCTCCATTTGAACAATCTGACAACTGACAAAGAAAATGGACAAAGTGCGTTGGACTGTGGCTCGGTGTTGCTTTAAGGTTTGCAATGaagatgaaaggaaaaaaaagatttttggaAAACTGAGTAAATTCTTGAAATATAGAGtattttctgactttctgaTTTTCTGTATAGTAATCTTGTGAGGCGCTCAGCCATGAGACCACAGGACTCGCTGTGCATGGCAAATAAGCCCCACTCCAGATAGTCAGGGAGCAGACAGCTTTCTGCACATGATGAACTTTGGAGCTGCAGTCTGTTTATTTGCTCTGAGCCACAGTCAATGTCAAGTCTTTGTTAATGGAGCATCAATGCTGTCAGTTCACAGTGAAAAACCAAGACAGTGGCTGTCTCCTTATATTGTCAAACTTGAGACTGTGAACGTTTAATCCTCACAGAATGGGAGGTTTGGACTTTTATaaatgagaaaatgttgtatGAGAGAGACCTCTGTTAATTTCTGAAGTATGAGTAAAGAaacatcttctttttttcagacaAGCTATCACCTTTCCCCCCTTCATTTATAGGCCTCGTTTAATTCAGTAAATATTTACATCGCTGGCATCCAGCAGGCCACATGCAGGCCCTCTTTCCCAGATAACAACGGTAATCTATCTGTAATTGCTGCATCACTAAATGTATTTTACGGAGAAAAACTTCAAACATGCAGGTAAAtttaataaacttaaaaaaaacacagcttgaaCTTGAAGTTATACATAGTAATAATGGTTGTTATATTCTTGTGGTTGATGTGCTCAAGACACTTTGGCCTGCTGTTACTCATATCCCCAAACACTAACACTACTGTCATTCTAGCATTATCACATTTTACcagtaattgtttttatttcatttttttttctacagtggTTTTAGCATTTCATCCCTTCAGGGCCATAATAAACTCAAGTATAAATGCTGCTGTTATCTCGTTTTTCTTGAAGTTTATAGCTTTGGGAACAATTCTAAATTTGTAACAAGCACAAATTTAACTGTTTAAGTTCCCCACAAGTCAGggaaacattttggaaaacTCACGCTGGAATTTGGCTAATAACAGGAAACAATTGAGATTTGAGAGTCTTGATAtggtctgtttttctctgatcT
The nucleotide sequence above comes from Salarias fasciatus chromosome 6, fSalaFa1.1, whole genome shotgun sequence. Encoded proteins:
- the LOC115389753 gene encoding 5-hydroxytryptamine receptor 4, with the translated sequence MDNLSLGWLEEANDSLQMELGSCTTLRNPASRIFLYAFLSVGILCTVVGNFLVVLAIAYFKQLQSPTNSFVMSLAVADCLVGLVVMPYSMIRTVEGCWYFGSLFCRLHSSLDVMLCTASIFHLSCIAYDRYYAVCNPLLYSLKMSNSRVALLIAVCWAVPMFISFGPIMLDLHIAGVDVPIPQDLCVFLVNRVYAVMASLVAFYLPMAIMLVAYWKIFKAAKRQAMQISAMESQMASGVGKDSSKKKKHRNTMKREGKAAKTLGIIMGVFLLFWMPFFTVNIVDPFIDYSTEVVVWDVFLWLGYINSSLNPFLYGFFNRSFRRAFLMIMGCRVCLPGSSPGMDLSHTRKEADHP